The following are encoded in a window of Rosa chinensis cultivar Old Blush chromosome 4, RchiOBHm-V2, whole genome shotgun sequence genomic DNA:
- the LOC121052661 gene encoding uncharacterized protein At1g05835: protein MQGQTAFKLLLWTFLTFASLLCHGWEEKCTTNDHAPTVQQSQVGFGRSPTFMVEVQNNCPMCPVINLHLKCGSFPQTLVNPRLLKVLSNNDCVVNSGLPLAPLQKISFNYSHQMYLMSPKIWYFQCE from the exons ATGCAAGGCCAAACAGCTTTCAAGCTTCTTCTCTGGACGTTTCTTACTTTTGCATCTCTTCTCTGccatg GATGGGAAGAAAAATGTACTACAAATGATCATGCCCCAACTGTGCAACAGTCTCAAGTAGGGTTCGGAAGATCTCCAACATTCATGGTGGAAGTGCAAAACAACTGCCCAATGTGTCCAGTTATCAACCTTCATTTGAAGTGCGGAAGCTTTCCTCAAACCCTGGTCAATCCCAGGCTACTCAAGGTTTTAAGCAACAACGACTGTGTAGTTAATAGTGGTTTACCATTGGCACCTCTGCAAAAGATTTCCTTCAATTATTCTCACCAAATGTATCTGATGTCTCCTAAAATCTGGTATTTCCAGTGTGAGTGA